One genomic region from Pseudoduganella dura encodes:
- a CDS encoding TonB-dependent siderophore receptor yields the protein MKNNSRAAGPKLARLPLYVSLALPLAALAQVAEQSQPVMPQVEVQAQKEGDTGYTTRVLGTATPLGLSIRETPQAVSVITRERIEDQGLATITDVVNNATGVSVNQYETHRAGFTARGFDITNLQIDGIPTTWEQSWSAGETLGSLAIYERVEIVRGATGLMTGAGNPSAAINLIRKRATSKELTGTAEVGIGRWNERRAMADVSTALNETGSVRARVVGEYRKADSWVDSLKNKDKTIFATVEADLAPGTLLSAGASRQETDPQGSMWGGLPFYYTDGTKTNWDRSKTTAADWTTWSSSYDNYFVNLEHNFANGWQARASYTRGDRKGDTYLLYLSGVPDRVTGLGMNDFSGSYNTRSKQDDFSLHASGPFALGGRQHEAAFGYLHSKQEFNSDSRAADYGNVSHAVGNFNNFNPGAYPQPAWSPRTFYERSETKQQGLYGVLRFSLADPLKLIVGARVSNYEKTGVGLWTAAYAIKKDREVTPYAGLVYDIDRNWSAYASYTDIFQPQNLKDFDGNLLDPIVGKSYETGIKGAFLDNRLNAQFSVFRIKQDKLGVAVDNIDRDGDGPLLPETYYRAADGAESKGFEAELSGELARGWNATAGYSYFKAEESTGAQFNSIYPRKTLRVFTTYRFPGELSKLTVGGGANWESRTWTADPSAPAGSSGLIEQDAFTLVNLMARYDINDRLSAQLNIDNAFDKKHYAMFAAFNAITYQAPRSVSATLRYQF from the coding sequence ATGAAGAACAATTCACGCGCCGCCGGCCCGAAACTGGCCCGCCTCCCACTGTACGTGAGCCTCGCCCTGCCGCTGGCCGCCCTCGCCCAGGTTGCAGAGCAATCGCAGCCGGTGATGCCGCAGGTCGAAGTGCAGGCGCAGAAGGAAGGCGACACCGGCTATACCACGCGCGTGCTGGGCACTGCCACGCCGCTGGGACTGTCGATCCGCGAAACGCCGCAGGCGGTCTCCGTGATCACCCGCGAGCGCATCGAGGACCAGGGCCTGGCCACGATCACGGACGTGGTCAACAACGCCACCGGCGTGTCGGTGAACCAGTATGAAACCCACCGGGCCGGCTTCACGGCGCGCGGCTTCGACATCACCAACCTGCAGATCGACGGTATCCCGACCACATGGGAACAGTCGTGGAGCGCCGGCGAAACGCTGGGCAGCCTGGCCATCTACGAGCGCGTGGAAATCGTCCGCGGCGCGACGGGCCTGATGACCGGCGCCGGCAATCCGTCGGCCGCGATCAACCTGATCCGCAAGCGCGCCACCAGCAAGGAACTGACCGGCACGGCCGAAGTGGGCATCGGTCGCTGGAACGAGCGCCGCGCCATGGCGGACGTGTCGACCGCGCTGAACGAAACCGGTTCGGTGCGCGCCCGCGTGGTCGGCGAATACCGCAAGGCGGACAGCTGGGTCGACTCGCTGAAGAACAAGGACAAGACGATCTTCGCCACCGTCGAGGCCGACCTGGCCCCCGGCACGCTGCTGTCGGCCGGCGCCAGCCGCCAGGAAACCGATCCGCAAGGCTCGATGTGGGGAGGCCTGCCGTTCTATTACACCGACGGCACGAAGACCAACTGGGACCGCTCGAAGACCACGGCCGCCGACTGGACCACGTGGAGCAGCAGCTACGACAATTATTTCGTCAATCTCGAACACAACTTCGCCAACGGCTGGCAGGCGCGCGCGTCGTACACGCGCGGCGACCGCAAGGGCGACACGTACCTGCTGTACCTGTCGGGCGTGCCCGACCGCGTGACCGGCCTGGGCATGAACGATTTCTCCGGCTCGTACAACACGCGTTCGAAGCAGGACGACTTCAGCCTGCACGCCAGCGGTCCGTTCGCGCTGGGCGGCCGCCAGCACGAGGCGGCGTTCGGCTACCTGCATTCGAAGCAGGAGTTCAACTCCGACAGCCGCGCCGCCGACTACGGCAACGTCAGCCACGCGGTGGGCAACTTCAACAACTTCAATCCCGGCGCCTACCCGCAGCCGGCCTGGAGTCCGCGCACGTTCTACGAACGCAGCGAAACGAAGCAGCAGGGCCTGTACGGCGTGCTGCGCTTCTCCCTGGCCGATCCGCTGAAACTGATCGTCGGCGCTCGCGTCAGCAACTACGAGAAGACCGGTGTCGGCCTGTGGACCGCTGCCTACGCGATCAAGAAGGACCGCGAAGTGACGCCGTATGCCGGCCTGGTCTACGATATCGACCGCAACTGGTCGGCCTACGCCAGCTATACCGACATCTTCCAGCCCCAGAACCTGAAGGACTTCGACGGCAACCTGCTCGACCCGATCGTCGGCAAGAGCTATGAAACCGGCATCAAGGGCGCATTCCTGGACAACCGCCTGAATGCGCAGTTCTCCGTGTTCCGCATCAAGCAGGACAAGCTGGGCGTGGCGGTGGACAATATCGACCGCGACGGCGACGGCCCGCTGCTGCCGGAAACCTATTACCGCGCGGCCGACGGCGCGGAGAGCAAAGGCTTCGAAGCCGAACTGTCCGGCGAACTGGCACGCGGCTGGAACGCCACCGCCGGTTACTCGTATTTCAAGGCCGAGGAATCGACCGGCGCGCAGTTCAACAGCATCTACCCGCGCAAGACACTGCGCGTGTTCACCACGTACCGCTTCCCTGGCGAGCTGAGCAAGCTCACGGTCGGCGGCGGCGCCAACTGGGAAAGCCGCACGTGGACGGCCGACCCGAGCGCACCGGCCGGCAGCAGCGGCCTGATCGAGCAGGATGCCTTCACGCTCGTCAACCTGATGGCGCGCTACGACATCAACGACCGCCTGTCGGCCCAGCTCAACATCGACAACGCGTTCGACAAGAAGCACTACGCGATGTTCGCCGCCTTCAATGCGATCACGTACCAGGCCCCGCGCAGCGTGTCGGCAACGCTGCGCTACCAGTTCTGA
- a CDS encoding Gfo/Idh/MocA family protein produces the protein MVGGGDGAFIGAVHRIAARLDDCYEVVAGALSGNPERALASGTALRFDPSRCYADYREMARAESARPDGIDAVAIVTPNHLHAPVATAFLEAGIHVICDKPLGIATAEGEALAALARDRNRVFALTHTYSGYPMVRHARELVASGAIGDVRLVHVEYAQDWMAEAGPQSAEFQRTNWHNDPERAGPTGCTSDIGTHAFHLAGFISGMQPNELLAELHSFTPDRVLDDHVQVMLRYPNGARGMLWSSQMATGCENALKLRVFGTKASLAFDQENPNELWLTPQGGSAQRLTRGRVRGAAAERATRVPSGHPEGYLEAFAQLYRDAAARIHAIEAGLPVPAETADLPTVDDGVAGMKFIDAVLASDRAGSRWTALDIGSV, from the coding sequence ATGGTTGGCGGCGGCGACGGCGCCTTCATCGGCGCCGTGCACCGCATCGCCGCCCGGCTGGACGACTGCTATGAAGTCGTCGCGGGTGCGCTGTCCGGCAACCCGGAACGCGCCCTGGCCAGCGGCACCGCGCTGCGCTTCGATCCGTCGCGCTGCTACGCCGACTACCGCGAGATGGCGCGCGCGGAAAGCGCACGGCCGGACGGCATCGATGCCGTGGCGATCGTCACGCCGAACCACCTGCACGCGCCGGTGGCCACCGCGTTCCTCGAAGCCGGCATCCACGTCATCTGCGACAAGCCGCTGGGCATCGCCACGGCCGAAGGCGAGGCGCTGGCCGCGCTGGCACGCGACAGGAACCGCGTGTTCGCCCTCACCCACACCTATAGCGGCTACCCGATGGTGCGGCATGCGCGCGAACTGGTGGCCTCGGGCGCGATCGGCGATGTGCGGCTGGTCCATGTCGAATATGCGCAGGACTGGATGGCCGAGGCGGGCCCGCAGAGCGCGGAATTCCAGCGCACCAACTGGCATAACGATCCGGAGCGCGCCGGCCCCACCGGCTGCACCAGCGATATCGGCACGCACGCCTTCCACCTCGCCGGTTTCATATCCGGCATGCAGCCGAACGAGCTGCTGGCCGAACTGCACTCGTTCACGCCGGACCGTGTGCTCGACGACCACGTGCAGGTGATGCTGCGCTACCCGAACGGCGCGCGCGGCATGCTGTGGTCGAGCCAGATGGCCACGGGCTGCGAAAACGCGCTGAAGCTGCGCGTGTTCGGCACGAAGGCCAGCCTGGCGTTCGACCAGGAAAATCCGAACGAGCTGTGGTTGACCCCGCAAGGCGGCAGCGCGCAGCGGCTAACCCGCGGCCGGGTGCGCGGCGCGGCGGCGGAACGCGCGACACGCGTGCCGTCCGGCCATCCGGAAGGCTACCTGGAAGCGTTCGCGCAGCTGTACCGGGATGCCGCGGCCAGGATCCATGCCATCGAAGCCGGGCTGCCGGTACCCGCGGAGACTGCGGACCTGCCGACCGTCGACGATGGCGTGGCCGGCATGAAGTTCATCGACGCGGTGCTGGCGAGCGACCGGGCCGGGTCGCGCTGGACGGCGCTGGACATCGGCAGCGTTTGA
- a CDS encoding sugar phosphate isomerase/epimerase family protein: MKTIKGPAIFLAQFMGGEAPFDTLANLAGWAKGLGYEAVQLPTDPRLIDLDKAADSQTYCDEIAGVLAEHGLRITELSTHLQGQLVAVHPAYDQLFDGFAAPHVRGNAGARQEWAVGQVKAAAKASQRLGLTTHASFSGALAWPYLYPWPQRPAGMVEEAFGELAKRWRPILDAFDDAGVDVCYELHPGEDLHDGVTFERFLAAVDNHPRANILYDPSHFLLQQLDYLAFIDIYHERIKAFHVKDAEFRPDGRQGVYGGYGGWVDRAGRFRSLGDGQIDFTAIFSKLAQYDYTGWAVLEWECCLKHPEDGAREGAEFIRRHIIRVAERAFDDFAGSGTDRAALRGLMGIPA; this comes from the coding sequence ATGAAGACCATCAAGGGACCGGCGATCTTCCTCGCCCAGTTCATGGGCGGCGAGGCGCCGTTCGACACGCTGGCCAACCTGGCCGGCTGGGCGAAAGGCCTCGGCTACGAGGCCGTGCAACTGCCAACCGACCCGCGCCTGATCGACCTGGACAAGGCGGCCGACAGCCAGACCTACTGCGACGAGATCGCCGGCGTGCTGGCCGAACACGGGCTGCGGATCACCGAGCTGTCCACCCACCTGCAGGGCCAGCTGGTGGCCGTGCATCCGGCCTACGACCAGCTGTTCGACGGCTTCGCCGCGCCGCACGTGCGCGGCAATGCCGGGGCGCGGCAGGAATGGGCCGTCGGGCAGGTGAAGGCGGCGGCGAAAGCGTCGCAGCGCCTCGGTCTCACCACGCACGCGAGTTTTTCCGGCGCGCTCGCATGGCCCTACCTGTACCCGTGGCCGCAGCGCCCGGCCGGCATGGTCGAGGAAGCGTTCGGCGAGCTGGCCAAACGCTGGCGGCCGATCCTCGACGCATTCGACGACGCCGGCGTGGACGTGTGCTACGAGCTGCACCCCGGCGAGGACCTGCACGACGGCGTCACGTTCGAACGCTTCCTCGCGGCGGTCGACAACCATCCGCGCGCGAACATCCTGTACGACCCGAGCCACTTCCTGCTGCAGCAGCTCGATTACCTGGCGTTCATCGACATCTACCACGAACGCATCAAGGCCTTCCACGTGAAGGATGCCGAGTTCCGGCCGGATGGCCGGCAAGGCGTGTACGGCGGCTACGGTGGCTGGGTCGACCGGGCCGGCCGTTTCCGCTCGCTGGGCGACGGGCAGATCGATTTCACGGCGATCTTCTCGAAGCTGGCGCAGTACGACTACACCGGCTGGGCCGTGCTGGAATGGGAGTGCTGCCTGAAGCACCCCGAGGATGGCGCGCGCGAAGGCGCCGAGTTCATCCGGCGCCATATCATCCGCGTGGCCGAGCGGGCCTTCGACGATTTCGCCGGCAGCGGCACCGACCGCGCCGCGCTGCGCGGCCTGATGGGGATTCCGGCATGA
- a CDS encoding substrate-binding domain-containing protein: MHSLTKLAAACLLAGAGQAIAAQPAAAQPVTLGVAIPTATHGFTGGIVWWANQAKKELEAANPGLKIIVKTAGSTPEQANQVQDLLVVNKMNALVILPLESASLTQPVAQVKNKGVYVTVVDRGLTSPAAQNAYVAGDNTAFGRLPAEYLAKKLNGKGNIVVLRGMPSTIDNERVNAFNAEIRKHPGIKVLDAKYGNWNRDDAFKVTQDYLTRFRQIDAVWAADDDMAIGALKAIEQAKRTDIREVFGGAGAKFAVKKVIDGDRLIQANVSYSPKFIYDAIKMTANARLKGETLPAQTIIPSVLITKANASQFYYPNSPY; encoded by the coding sequence ATGCACTCATTGACCAAACTCGCCGCCGCCTGCCTGCTGGCCGGTGCCGGCCAGGCCATCGCGGCACAACCCGCCGCCGCGCAACCCGTCACGCTCGGCGTGGCGATCCCCACCGCCACGCACGGCTTCACCGGCGGCATCGTCTGGTGGGCCAACCAGGCCAAGAAGGAACTGGAAGCGGCCAACCCGGGACTGAAGATCATCGTCAAGACGGCCGGCAGCACGCCGGAACAGGCCAACCAGGTGCAGGATCTTCTTGTCGTGAACAAGATGAACGCGCTCGTCATCCTGCCGCTCGAATCGGCGTCCCTCACGCAGCCCGTGGCGCAGGTGAAGAACAAGGGCGTGTACGTGACCGTGGTGGACCGCGGCCTCACCAGCCCCGCCGCGCAGAACGCGTATGTCGCCGGCGACAACACGGCGTTCGGCCGCCTGCCGGCCGAATACCTGGCGAAGAAGCTCAACGGCAAGGGCAATATCGTGGTGCTGCGCGGCATGCCGAGCACGATCGACAACGAACGCGTGAACGCCTTCAATGCCGAGATCAGGAAGCACCCCGGCATCAAGGTGCTCGATGCGAAGTACGGCAACTGGAACCGCGACGATGCCTTCAAGGTCACGCAGGACTACCTGACCCGATTCAGGCAGATCGACGCCGTGTGGGCGGCCGACGACGACATGGCGATCGGCGCACTGAAGGCGATCGAGCAGGCCAAACGCACCGACATCAGGGAAGTGTTCGGCGGCGCCGGCGCCAAGTTCGCCGTCAAGAAGGTGATCGACGGCGACCGGCTGATCCAGGCCAATGTGTCGTACTCGCCAAAATTCATCTACGACGCGATCAAGATGACGGCCAACGCCAGGCTGAAGGGCGAAACGCTGCCGGCGCAGACGATCATTCCGTCGGTGCTGATCACGAAGGCCAATGCCAGCCAGTTCTATTACCCGAATTCACCGTACTGA
- a CDS encoding ABC transporter permease — protein sequence MQPTPTTEGGADLPAARLRAAGPALARFKGAGPIVALILLCIAGALLNPGFATFDNLMNVLTRTAFIGIIAVGMTFVIASGGIDLSVGSMAALIAGVMIVAMNALALGAAPPSPLAIVVLGIALALVFGAVAGVTHGFLVTHGRIEPFIVTLGTLGIFRAVLTWLSDGGALTLDFNLSETYGPVYYQSVLGVPVPVWIFALVAAAGVVILNRTPFGQHVQAIGSNEQVARYASIRVDRVKTLTYLLLGVCVAIATILYVPRLGSATPTTGILWELEAIAAVVVGGTSLKGGSGRIVGTVIGAILLSVIGNILNLTSIISVYLNAAVQGVVIITVAYLQRGRR from the coding sequence ATGCAACCAACACCCACCACTGAAGGCGGAGCCGACCTGCCCGCCGCGCGCCTGCGCGCCGCGGGCCCCGCTCTCGCCCGTTTCAAGGGCGCCGGCCCCATCGTCGCGCTGATCCTGCTGTGCATCGCCGGCGCGCTGCTGAACCCGGGCTTCGCCACGTTCGACAACCTGATGAACGTGCTGACGCGCACGGCCTTCATCGGCATCATCGCCGTGGGCATGACGTTCGTGATCGCCTCCGGCGGCATCGACCTGTCGGTCGGCTCGATGGCGGCGCTGATCGCCGGCGTGATGATCGTGGCGATGAACGCGCTGGCGCTCGGCGCCGCGCCGCCCTCCCCGCTTGCCATCGTGGTGCTCGGCATCGCGCTGGCGCTGGTGTTCGGCGCGGTGGCCGGCGTCACGCACGGCTTTCTCGTCACGCACGGACGGATCGAACCGTTCATCGTCACGCTCGGCACGCTCGGCATCTTCCGCGCGGTGCTCACGTGGCTCTCCGATGGCGGCGCGCTCACGCTCGATTTCAACCTGTCGGAAACATACGGCCCGGTGTACTACCAGAGCGTGCTGGGCGTGCCGGTGCCCGTCTGGATCTTCGCGCTGGTGGCCGCGGCCGGCGTGGTGATCCTGAACCGCACGCCGTTCGGCCAGCACGTGCAGGCCATCGGCTCGAACGAACAGGTGGCGCGCTATGCGTCGATCCGCGTCGACCGCGTCAAGACGCTCACCTACCTGCTGCTCGGCGTGTGCGTGGCGATTGCTACCATCCTGTACGTGCCGCGCTTGGGCTCGGCCACGCCGACCACCGGCATCCTGTGGGAGCTGGAAGCCATCGCCGCCGTGGTGGTGGGCGGCACGTCGCTGAAGGGCGGCTCGGGGCGCATCGTGGGCACCGTGATCGGCGCCATCCTGCTGTCCGTGATCGGCAACATCCTGAACCTCACCAGCATCATCAGCGTGTACCTGAACGCCGCCGTGCAGGGCGTCGTCATCATTACCGTGGCCTACCTGCAGCGCGGGCGCCGCTAG
- a CDS encoding sugar ABC transporter ATP-binding protein — protein MSLSVRFNHIVKEFGPVRVLHGVDFALEAGRVVGLLGENGAGKSTLMKILAGYERPTGGQLVVDGAERRFAGARDAEALGIALIHQEFNLAEHLTIAQNIFLGHEKRRGWLLDRRAMARDAALVLEQVGLNVAPETRVADLIVAEKQLVEIARALSRNARLLIMDEPTATLSPGETDKLFRLMARLKADGVTIIYISHKLDEMEAHTDEVVVMRDGKFVARARTADIDRQQMANLMVGRDVSDMFLPKQPPAANAPALLGVSGLTVPGWVENLCFDVRAGEILGFAGLVGAGRTEAFESIVGLRPRSAGTIAIGGEDVRIRSPRDAMQHGLTYLSEDRKGKGLHMDLGLRENLTMMTLERDARPWVDPKAGRAALDQAIADFGIRLRDPECLARSLSGGNQQKLALAKYLRPGPHVIVLDEPTRGVDVGAKRDIYALIHRLAAEGRAVVVISSELIELIGLCHRVAVLHGGRLNAVLGPDQLTEENLISHATNTHH, from the coding sequence ATGAGCCTGTCCGTACGCTTCAACCACATCGTCAAGGAATTCGGCCCGGTGCGCGTGCTGCACGGGGTCGACTTCGCGCTGGAGGCGGGCCGCGTGGTCGGCCTGCTGGGCGAGAACGGCGCCGGCAAGTCGACGCTGATGAAGATCCTGGCCGGCTACGAGCGCCCCACCGGCGGCCAGCTGGTGGTCGACGGCGCCGAACGCCGTTTTGCCGGCGCGCGCGATGCGGAAGCGCTCGGCATCGCGCTCATCCACCAGGAATTCAACCTGGCCGAACACCTGACGATCGCGCAAAACATCTTCCTCGGCCACGAGAAGCGGCGCGGCTGGCTGCTGGACCGCCGCGCGATGGCGCGCGATGCCGCGCTGGTCCTGGAACAGGTGGGGCTGAACGTGGCGCCGGAAACGCGCGTCGCCGACCTGATCGTGGCCGAAAAGCAGCTGGTGGAAATCGCCAGGGCGCTGTCGCGCAACGCGCGGCTGCTGATCATGGACGAACCCACCGCCACGCTGTCGCCGGGCGAAACCGACAAGCTGTTCCGCCTGATGGCGCGGCTGAAGGCGGACGGCGTGACCATCATCTACATCTCGCACAAGCTCGACGAGATGGAGGCGCATACCGACGAAGTGGTGGTCATGCGCGACGGGAAATTCGTCGCGCGCGCCAGGACGGCGGACATCGACCGCCAGCAGATGGCCAATCTGATGGTGGGGCGCGACGTGTCGGACATGTTCCTGCCGAAGCAGCCGCCCGCCGCGAACGCGCCGGCGCTGCTGGGCGTATCCGGCCTGACCGTGCCGGGCTGGGTGGAGAACCTGTGCTTCGACGTGCGCGCCGGCGAGATACTCGGCTTTGCCGGCCTGGTAGGCGCCGGCCGCACCGAGGCGTTCGAGAGCATCGTCGGGCTGCGTCCGCGCAGCGCCGGCACGATCGCCATCGGCGGGGAGGACGTGCGCATCCGCAGCCCGCGCGACGCGATGCAGCACGGCCTCACTTACCTGAGCGAAGACCGCAAGGGCAAGGGCCTGCACATGGACCTGGGCCTGCGCGAAAACCTGACGATGATGACCCTCGAACGGGATGCCCGGCCATGGGTCGATCCGAAGGCCGGCCGCGCCGCGCTGGACCAGGCCATCGCCGATTTCGGCATCCGGCTGCGCGATCCCGAATGCCTCGCCCGCTCGCTGTCCGGCGGCAACCAGCAGAAGCTGGCGCTCGCCAAATACCTGCGGCCCGGCCCGCACGTGATCGTGCTGGACGAGCCGACCCGCGGCGTGGACGTGGGCGCCAAGCGCGACATCTATGCGCTGATCCACCGGCTGGCGGCCGAGGGGCGCGCCGTGGTCGTCATCTCGTCCGAACTGATCGAACTGATAGGCCTGTGCCACCGCGTGGCCGTACTGCACGGCGGGCGACTGAACGCCGTGCTGGGCCCGGACCAACTCACCGAAGAGAACCTGATCTCCCATGCAACCAACACCCACCACTGA